In Phlebotomus papatasi isolate M1 chromosome 1, Ppap_2.1, whole genome shotgun sequence, the following proteins share a genomic window:
- the LOC129804480 gene encoding transient receptor potential cation channel protein painless, producing the protein MPTKDTRIEMSAITPGVCLTDTQAMLSKAFQQRNLDQFRQALALNADPQLRDSRGNFSLFESICQQPGSSAYIEACIKSGITDTPNPISGKRAINFLAESLDPANLETFLRYFPDTDVNVTDEDDSPIHLILKSLTEENFRECFECVKILVKYGANVNIPDQRELTPIFTVARSRVTGREEIIKYLLDTCLVDLDTFRDGEAREVLQRKYPHISLPAKTQCIRNFDYFAKNLMDLQFLSGSERHREESRFLLELRQFFTSSKNGEECKKLLIDSNSNGTLLGMAIKVGSREAVKEILKRGADPNGSKGSKHPLTIACIYGQWEVLEVLLESKTINVNDPSDPPLCLVVKKLGEPSTTSHCDYQKCFDLLVKHPNIEVNQKDKCGSTALHYAVRYKEEKAIQALLDKNTYLGIRNRFQDLPISDINPSLLEEYFDNCITTNGRRAGDEDLEIYFDYSCLVPPDVCETSDKFCEEMSPIYEMTKSTDLRHLLKHPLISSFLFLKWHRLGAIFYANLILYSISTLTIILYILLCYGRNVSPELSLSMLIISSIGVFFIIARETTQFITSPLQYFRQIENYLEMTIIGISIIVLTGYPVSEHTRRVIAAILILLSSVEFSLLVGSLPHLSISTHMVMLKTVSITFMRSLMLYSILLIAFAFCFYTLLGGVGDNSGAQVEDEFNKFMDPGTAIIKTIVMMTGEFEAANIEFKSNTLSYFFFLLFVFFMSVVLFNLLNGLAVSDTQAIKAEAELTGFITRAEVLSRYEKIVFGHNPGTWFRMISEACYFRRIARKFICVFPFYLPENKLVLKPNRGNIIYNHSSNSKAMRSESPGDQENDTLLSKSGSCCFGCDKCTSLDGKIVRYTKQVIEKKHWTDQSRKEKLRLENIEIQLMDIQEKLQRLLGDRV; encoded by the coding sequence ATGCCCACGAAGGATACAAGGATAGAAATGTCTGCAATAACGCCTGGAGTTTGCTTAACTGATACCCAAGCAATGCTCTCCAAGGCTTTTCAGCAGAGAAACTTGGATCAATTCCGCCAAGCCCTAGCACTAAATGCTGATCCCCAGCTCAGAGATTCACGCGGGAATTTCTCTCTGTTCGAATCAATCTGCCAACAGCCTGGATCATCAGCCTACATTGAAGCCTGCATTAAATCTGGCATTACTGATACCCCTAATCCCATCTCCGGGAAACGAGCTATTAACTTTCTTGCTGAATCTCTCGATCCCGCCAACCTGGAGACATTTCTCAGATACTTTCCTGACACGGATGTCAATGTAACCGATGAAGATGATTCACCCATTCACCTGATCCTAAAAAGTCTCACAGAAGAGAATTTCCGGGAGTGCTTTGAGTGTGTTAAGATACTCGTGAAATATGGTGCTAATGTGAATATTCCGGATCAAAGAGAACTCACTCCCATCTTCACCGTGGCTAGGAGTAGGGTAACTGGTCGGGAGGAGATTATAAAATACCTTCTAGACACCTGCCTAGTGGACCTAGATACCTTCCGGGATGGTGAAGCTAGGGAAGTTTTGCAGAGAAAGTATCCACATATTTCACTGCCCGCCAAAACTCAATGTATCCGGAATTTTGACTATTTCGCCAAGAATCTTATGGATCTGCAATTTTTGAGTGGTTCAGAAAGGCATAGGGAGGAGAGTCGATTCCTCCTGGAGCTCAGGCAATTTTTCACGAGCTCAAAAAATGGTGAAGAATGCAAAAAACTCCTCATAGATAGCAATAGCAATGGCACTCTCCTGGGCATGGCTATCAAGGTGGGTTCTAGGGAAGCAGTGAAGGAGATCTTGAAACGAGGAGCTGATCCCAATGGAAGTAAGGGATCAAAGCATCCCCTGACCATTGCTTGTATCTACGGTCAGTGGGAAGTTCTGGAAGTGCTCCTGGAATCCAAGACAATCAATGTGAATGACCCAAGTGATCCTCCTCTGTGTCTGGTTGTGAAAAAACTCGGGGAACCATCAACAACGTCTCACTGTGACTATCAAAAATGCTTCGATCTACTCGTAAAACATCCCAATATTGAAGTCAATCAGAAGGATAAGTGTGGAAGTACTGCCCTTCACTATGCTGTTAGGTATAAGGAGGAGAAGGCTATTCAAGCTCTTCTGGACAAGAATACCTACCTGGGAATACGCAATCGCTTCCAAGATCTCCCAATTTCTGACATCAATCCGTCCCTGCTCGAGGAATACTTTGACAACTGCATCACCACAAATGGCCGGAGGGCAGGAGATGAAGATCTCGAGATTTACTTTGATTATTCATGCCTCGTGCCACCGGATGTGTGTGAAACCAGTGATAAATTCTGCGAAGAAATGTCTCCCATCTACGAAATGACAAAGAGCACGGATTTGAGGCATTTGCTGAAGCATCCTCTAATCAGTAGCTTCCTGTTTCTCAAATGGCATCGCCTAGGAGCTATTTTTTATGCCAATCTCATCCTCTACTCCATATCCACGCTCACTATCATCCTGTACATCTTGCTCTGCTACGGCCGGAAtgtttctccagagctttcacTCTCCATGCTAATTATCAGCAGCATTGGGGTATTTTTTATAATAGCCCGGGAGACTACTCAATTCATCACTTCACCGCTACAGTACTTCCGTCAGATAGAGAATTATCTGGAAATGACGATAATAGGGATTTCCATCATTGTTCTGACCGGATATCCAGTTTCTGAGCACACCAGAAGGGTCATTGCAGCAATTCTCATCCTACTGTCATCTGTAGAATTTTCCCTTTTGGTAGGATCTCTGCCTCATCTCTCAATCTCCACGCATATGGTCATGCTCAAAACCGTCTCAATCACCTTCATGCGTAGCCTTATGCTCTACTCAATCCTGCTGATAGCCTTTGCTTTCTGCTTCTACACACTCCTGGGAGGAGTTGGGGACAATTCTGGAGCTCAAGTGGAggatgaatttaataaattcatgGATCCCGGAACAGCCATCATCAAGACAATCGTGATGATGACGGGAGAGTTTGAAGCTGCAAATATTGAGTTCAAATCTAACACTCTCAGTTACTTCTTTTTCCTCCTGTTTGTCTTCTTCATGAGCGTCGTGCTCTTCAATCTCCTCAATGGTCTGGCCGTGAGTGATACCCAGGCTATCAAGGCCGAAGCTGAACTCACAGGTTTCATCACTCGTGCTGAAGTTCTCAGCCGATATGAGAAGATTGTCTTTGGACACAATCCCGGTACATGGTTCAGAATGATCTCAGAGGCTTGCTACTTCCGGAGGATTGCCAGGAAGTTTATCTGTGTCTTTCCCTTCTACCTACCTGAAAATAAGCTCGTCCTGAAGCCGAATCGAGGCAATATAATCTACAACCATTCGAGCAATAGCAAAGCCATGAGGAGCGAAAGTCCCGGTGATCAAGAGAACGACACTCTCCTGAGTAAATCCGGATCTTGTTGCTTCGGCTGTGACAAGTGCACGAGTCTAGATGGAAAAATCGTCCGATACACAAAGCAGGTGATTGAGAAGAAACACTGGACAGATCAATCAAGAAAAGAGAAGCTGCGCTTGGAAAACATCGAAATACAGCTAATGGATATTCAAGAAAAACTCCAACGTCTTTTAGGAGATCGcgtttaa